From Halomarina ordinaria:
CCGCCATCGAGGCCGACGGCATCGGCTTCATGCTCGCACCCGTCTTCCACCCCGCGATGAAGGCCGTCATCGGCCCGCGCAAGGAACTCGGTATCCGGACGCTGTTCAACGTGCTCGGCCCGCTGACGAACCCCGCCGGGGCGGACGCGCAGGTGGTCGGCGTCTACGACGCGGACCTCGTTCCGGTGCTCGCCCGGGCGCTCGCGAACCTCCCCGTCGAGCGCGCGCTCGTCGTCCACGGCGACGGCATGGACGAGTTCTGTCTCCACGGCGAGTCCGTCGTCGCCGAGGTGGACGGCGAGACCATCGAGCAGTACACCCTCACGCCCGCGGACGTCGGCCTCGACGCCGCGCCGGTCGAGGCCGTCGCCGGCGGCACGCCGAGCGAGAACGCCGCCGCGCTCCGGGGCATCGTCGAGGGCGACGTGACCGGCCCCAAGCGCGACGTCATCCTGCTCAACGCGGGGGCGGCCGTCTACGTCGCGGGCGAGGCCGACACCGTCGCGGCGGGCGTCGAGCGCGCCCGCGAGGCCATCGACTCCGGCGCCGCCGCCGCGAAACTGGACGACCTCCGGACGGGCGTCTCGGTCCCCCCCTCGACCTGATGGCGCGCGTGAAACTCTGCGGCATCACGACCGCCAGCGACCGCGACGCCGCCGTCGCGGCCGGCGCCGACGCCCTCGGCTTCATCAGCGAGGTGTCGGTCGACACCCACCGCGAACTCCTGCCCGAGGACGCCGCGGCGCTCGTCGCGAGCACCCCGCCGTTCGTCACGACGACGCTCGTGACGATGCCCGACTCGCCCGCGGCGGGCGCCGACCTCGTCGCGCGCGTCCGGCCGGACGTCGTGCAGGTCCACGGCCTCTCGCCGGCCGACATCGAGACGCTCGCCGCGGCCGTGGACGCCCGGGTCGTCGCGGCCGTCGGCGCCGACGAGCCCGACGTCGTCGCGTACGCCGACGGCGCGGATGCCCTCCTCGTCGACACGCCCGCGACGGACGGGGGCGGCGGCACCGGCGAGACACACGACTGGGCGCGCACCCGGTCGGTCGTCGAGGACCTCGACACCCCGGTGGTCCTCGCGGGGGGACTGACCCCGGCGAACGTCGGCGAGGCCGTCGCCAGCGTCGACCCCTACGCCGTCGACGTGGCGAGCGGCGTCGAGGGACCGGACGGCCGGAAGGACGACGCGGCGATGCGGGCGTTCGTCGCCGGCGCGCGGGGGGCGGTCTGAGATGCCGACTCCTGCGCTCTCTCGCACCCGCGACGAGTTCGCCGACCTCGCGGGCGACGGACCGGCCGTCGTCCACGTCGCGGCGGACCTCGACGTCGACTGCGACCCGCTGACCGCCTACGCCGCGCTCCGGGCCGACGCCGACCGGCCGTTCTCGTTCCTGCTCGAGAGCGGCGAGAAGGTCGCCTCCCACGACCCCGACGGGGCGTTCGCGCCCGAGGAGGCGACCCGCCACGCGCGCTACTCCTACGTCGGCGTCGACCCGGCGGCCGTCGTCACGCTCGGCCCCGACGGCCCCAGCGTGGACGTCTTCGAGGCGCGTTACGCGGACGCCCTCCGCGCCGAATCGGACGGCGACGTCCTCGACGACCTGCGCGCGGCGCTCCCCGACGTCGAGCGCCGCGGCTTCGAGCGCGCGGAGCGCTTCGCGGGCGGCCTCGTCGGCTTCCTCGCCTACGACGCCGTCTACGACCTCTGGCTGGAGGAGGTCGGCGTCGAGCGCCCCGACTCGCCCGTCCCCGACGCACAGTTCGTCCTCAGCGAGACGACGCTCGCGTTCGACCACCACCGCGAGCGCTGTCGCCTCGTCTTCACGCCCCTGGTCGGCGACGACGACGACCCCGAGGGGGTCTACGACGCCCTGCTCGCGACCGCCGAACGCGTGGACGGGGTGCTCTCGGACGCGACGCCGCCGACCCGCGGGGGGTTCCAGCGGACCGGCGAGCGCGCCGGGTCGCGCGAGGCGTACGAGGCGGCCGTCCGTCGCGCGAAGGAGCACGTCCTCGACGGCGACATCTACCAGGGCGTCGTCTCGCGCGAGCGCGAACTCCGCGGCGAGGTCGACCCCCTCCGTCTCTACGCCTCGCTGCGCGAAATCAACCCCTCCCCCTACATGTACGTCCTCGACTACGACGAGCGGACCGTCGTCGGCGCCAGCCCCGAGACGCTCGTGTCGGTGCGCGACGGCCGCGTCACCGCCAACCCCATCGCGGGCACCTGCGCCCGCGGGACGAGTCCCGTCGAGGACCGGCGGCTGGCGGGCGAACTCCTCGCCGACGACAAGGAGCGCGCCGAGCACACGATGCTCGTCGACCTCGCGCGCAACGACGTCCGGCGCGTGAGCGAACCGGGCAGCGTCCGCGTCGAGGAGTTCATGAACGTCCTGAAGTACAGCCACGTCCAGCACATCGAGTCGACCGTCACGGGACGGCTCGCGCCGCCGTTCGACGCCTTCGACGCCACGCGCGCTTCCTTCCCCGCGGGGACGCTCTCGGGCGCGCCGAAGGTCCGGGCGATGGAACTCATCGACGAACTGGAGGAGACGCCGCGCGGCATCTACGGCGGCGGCGTCGGCTACTTCTCGTGGGACGGCGACGCCGACGTCGCCATCGTCATCCGCTCGGCGCTGGTCGAACGCGACGGCGCGGAGACGAGCGTCACCGTCCGGGCGGGCGCGGGGCTCGTCGCCGACAGCGACCCCGCCGCGGAGTACGAGGAGACGGAGAAGAAGATGCGGGGGGTGCTCGCCGCCCTGGAGGCCATCGAGCGGCCGCCGACGGAGGTGTCGCGGTGAGTCCCCGGGTCCTGTTCGTCGACAACTTCGACTCGTTCACGTACAACCTCGTCGAGTACGTCTCCCAGCACGCGGAGACGACCGTCGTGAAGAACACCGCCTCGCTCGCCGACGTGCGCGCGGCCGACCCGGACGCCATCGTCCTCAGCCCCGGGCCGGGCCACCCGGCGAACGACCGCGACGTGGGCGTCACCCTCGACGTCCTCCGGGAGGTGAGCCCCGAGGTGCCGACCCTCGGGGTCTGTCTCGGTCTGGAGGCGGCCGTCTACGCCTACGGCGGGTCGGTGGGCCACGCGCCCGAGCCGATTCACGGCAAGGCGTTCCCCGTCGACCACGACGGCCGGGGGGTCTTCGAGGGGCTCCCCTCGCCCCTGCGCGGCGGGCGCTACCACTCGCTCGTCGCCACCGAGGTCCCCGACTGCTTCACCGTGAGCGCGACCACCGAGGCCGACGGCGCGCGCCTCGTCATGGGCGTGCGCCACCGCGAGTACCCCATCGAGTGCGTCCAGTTCCACCCCGAGAGCGTGCTCACGGCCCACGGCCACGACCTGATGCGGAACTTCGTCGCGGGTGCCCGGCGGTTAGAACAGTAGCGCCGCGGCGAACGGGGCGCTCACGACGTCGAAGACCCAGAGACCGACCACGACGAGCGCCGCGACCACGACGAGTTTCCACGCGACGCGGAGGGCGAGCCGGCCGACGAGGACGAGCGCCCCGAGGACCGCGAGCGCCGTCAGGGCGTCGACGGGGACGGACTGGAGGAGGGTGGCGTCCATACCCCCTACTACGTCGGTGGGGGGTAAACGGTATCGGCTCGGGAGCGACAGGCTCGCCGCCCCTCGGTCGCCCCCGACC
This genomic window contains:
- the trpG gene encoding anthranilate synthase component II codes for the protein MSPRVLFVDNFDSFTYNLVEYVSQHAETTVVKNTASLADVRAADPDAIVLSPGPGHPANDRDVGVTLDVLREVSPEVPTLGVCLGLEAAVYAYGGSVGHAPEPIHGKAFPVDHDGRGVFEGLPSPLRGGRYHSLVATEVPDCFTVSATTEADGARLVMGVRHREYPIECVQFHPESVLTAHGHDLMRNFVAGARRLEQ
- a CDS encoding phosphoribosylanthranilate isomerase; its protein translation is MARVKLCGITTASDRDAAVAAGADALGFISEVSVDTHRELLPEDAAALVASTPPFVTTTLVTMPDSPAAGADLVARVRPDVVQVHGLSPADIETLAAAVDARVVAAVGADEPDVVAYADGADALLVDTPATDGGGGTGETHDWARTRSVVEDLDTPVVLAGGLTPANVGEAVASVDPYAVDVASGVEGPDGRKDDAAMRAFVAGARGAV
- the trpE gene encoding anthranilate synthase component I, translating into MPTPALSRTRDEFADLAGDGPAVVHVAADLDVDCDPLTAYAALRADADRPFSFLLESGEKVASHDPDGAFAPEEATRHARYSYVGVDPAAVVTLGPDGPSVDVFEARYADALRAESDGDVLDDLRAALPDVERRGFERAERFAGGLVGFLAYDAVYDLWLEEVGVERPDSPVPDAQFVLSETTLAFDHHRERCRLVFTPLVGDDDDPEGVYDALLATAERVDGVLSDATPPTRGGFQRTGERAGSREAYEAAVRRAKEHVLDGDIYQGVVSRERELRGEVDPLRLYASLREINPSPYMYVLDYDERTVVGASPETLVSVRDGRVTANPIAGTCARGTSPVEDRRLAGELLADDKERAEHTMLVDLARNDVRRVSEPGSVRVEEFMNVLKYSHVQHIESTVTGRLAPPFDAFDATRASFPAGTLSGAPKVRAMELIDELEETPRGIYGGGVGYFSWDGDADVAIVIRSALVERDGAETSVTVRAGAGLVADSDPAAEYEETEKKMRGVLAALEAIERPPTEVSR
- the trpD gene encoding anthranilate phosphoribosyltransferase produces the protein MIDYIERVTDGADLTQAEAREAATAVFDGATEAQIGALLAALRAKGETEAEIAGFAQGMRDAALTISPDRSPLVDTCGTGGDDYDTINVSTTSAIVASGAGVPVAKHGNYSVSSSSGSADVLTEVGVEVDADPEAVEAAIEADGIGFMLAPVFHPAMKAVIGPRKELGIRTLFNVLGPLTNPAGADAQVVGVYDADLVPVLARALANLPVERALVVHGDGMDEFCLHGESVVAEVDGETIEQYTLTPADVGLDAAPVEAVAGGTPSENAAALRGIVEGDVTGPKRDVILLNAGAAVYVAGEADTVAAGVERAREAIDSGAAAAKLDDLRTGVSVPPST